In the Fibrobacter succinogenes genome, one interval contains:
- a CDS encoding phosphoenolpyruvate carboxykinase domain-containing protein, producing the protein GYNMGDYFKHWIEIGKKSTEDKLPKIFYVNWFRKDANNEKLPGGFMWPGYGDNSRVLAWIFDRCNGVDNAKETPIGYMPKDGAINTEGLADYYKETLPEITKVDVEGWKKELADVKENHYPKFGKHLPKELSEIIDMIQDRLNKA; encoded by the coding sequence CGGCTACAACATGGGTGACTACTTCAAGCACTGGATCGAAATCGGCAAGAAGTCCACTGAAGACAAGCTTCCGAAGATCTTCTACGTGAACTGGTTCCGTAAGGATGCCAACAACGAAAAGCTTCCGGGTGGCTTCATGTGGCCGGGTTACGGCGACAACAGCCGCGTGCTCGCATGGATCTTCGACCGCTGCAACGGTGTTGACAATGCTAAGGAAACTCCGATCGGTTACATGCCGAAGGACGGCGCCATCAATACTGAAGGCCTCGCTGACTACTATAAGGAAACTCTCCCGGAAATCACGAAGGTTGACGTTGAAGGCTGGAAGAAGGAACTCGCTGACGTTAAGGAAAATCACTATCCGAAGTTCGGCAAGCACCTCCCGAAGGAACTCTCCGAAATCATCGACATGATCCAGGATCGTTTGAACAAAGCTTAA